TCATAGTAATGCAGTGTCACGCCACCTTCGCCAAAGGGCTGAAAGGGTGGCAGCCCCGCCGCGACGAACGTTGCGCGATCTTCCGGCCCTGCTTTTAGGAAGAGCGAATCGCCAGCCAGTAGCGCGAACATCTTGCCGCGCGAATAGATCCCCACACCGCCGAACATCGAGCGGTCGGTCACCTGGGGCGCATAGCGCGACAACTGCTGCAGCGCTAGTCGCCGAAAACTCTCACTTACCGGCATTGCGGGATCTCTCGCACAGGTCGCTGAAAGGCGGATCAAAAGCAGCGAAGGCGGTTTTAATTTTGGCATGAATCGAGCGAGGCCGATAGAGACCGCACGATCGCTACCGAGCGATTTATCCTTCAATGCCACGTGCGATGCGCTGCTGCTACTCGCGTCAGATTGCTCATAACAGAGCGCCTCGCGCCGGAGCTTGAGTCGGCCTGCCCGTTCGTTCGATAGATAGCTTCACACCAAGCTACTGAGGAGGACGTAGTTGCGGTGACCTTCCCGAATCTTTCCCCCAAAGCCTAACAAGGGGCTTTTGCGTGACACCGATCCTCAGTGTCGTCCTCCCAGTGCATGATCGAGAATCGTCGCTTGCTCGCCAGGTGCAGCAGCTACTGGATTTTCTCCCGGAACTCACCGCGCACTTCGAGTTGATCGTCGTCGACAACGGCAGCCAAGACCAAACAGGCGAACTGGCCAGCGAAATGTCGCGGCAGTATCCCCAGGTCCGTGTGGTGACCCTCGCCGAACAGCAGTCAATGCCAATGGCCGCCAAGCAAGGCATCACGCGCTCCAGTGGCGAAGTGGTGCTGGTGCAAGAGGAAGATACACCGATTCGCACTGCCGACTATCGCAAGCTCTGGGCGCTCCGTAGCGACAAAAGTCTAGTGATGGCTCGCAGCACGACACCGCAGCCAGCTGCAAAACCAGCCGCGATGGATGGCAAGGTGATCGATCGGCTGGTCGAGTGGGGGCACGCGATGCGCAGTGCCGCTGCGGAGCATCAGGGACCGGGTGGGGTGCAGATGATTCGTCGGTCGGCTGTCGAGCAGCTAAGCGATATCGATGCTGCCAACGATGAACTCGTGGTGGAATATGGGGACGAGTTGATTGCGGAAAAGCCGCAGCCGATTGCTGCATCGCAAGTCCGTCCGCGACGTCCACTCGTCAATTTCCTGCAGCAC
This window of the Pirellula staleyi DSM 6068 genome carries:
- a CDS encoding glycosyltransferase — translated: MTPILSVVLPVHDRESSLARQVQQLLDFLPELTAHFELIVVDNGSQDQTGELASEMSRQYPQVRVVTLAEQQSMPMAAKQGITRSSGEVVLVQEEDTPIRTADYRKLWALRSDKSLVMARSTTPQPAAKPAAMDGKVIDRLVEWGHAMRSAAAEHQGPGGVQMIRRSAVEQLSDIDAANDELVVEYGDELIAEKPQPIAASQVRPRRPLVNFLQHLRGFAPAQ